In one Pseudomonas fitomaticsae genomic region, the following are encoded:
- the mnmC gene encoding bifunctional tRNA (5-methylaminomethyl-2-thiouridine)(34)-methyltransferase MnmD/FAD-dependent 5-carboxymethylaminomethyl-2-thiouridine(34) oxidoreductase MnmC gives MKPVMPHAQLDWDDQGRPRSRVFDDVYFSDQSGLDETRYVFLEQNRLAERFAALPAGGRLVIGETGFGTGLNFLCAWQLFEQHAVAGARLHFVSVEKFPLSPTDLQRALALWPDLKPFSDQLLKHYVAIHQGFQRIVLDNGRVTLTLLIGDALEQLPQLDGQIDAWFLDGFAPAKNPEMWTAELFAELARLAAPGSTISTFTSTGWVRRLLNAAGFKMKRTPGIGHKWEILRGAFLGWPEDAPLPAKDKPWFARPTPVTGERRALVIGAGLAGCATAASLAARGWQVSLLERHDAVAQEASGNPQGVLYLKLSAHGTALSQLIVSGFGYTRRLLETLQRGTDWDDCGVLQLAFNEKERERQAQLAAAFPEDLLQWLDQPEAQACAGIGLAHGGLYYPEGGWVHPPALCQAHSTQPGITLLAHREAMELRKVDGQWQAFDGERLIATAPVVVLAGAAEIKRFAQSADLPLKRIRGQITRLAQTTQSQALSTVVCAEGYVAPARLGEHTLGASFDFHSDDLTPTTAEHLGNLAMLEEISMDLVARLHIGELDADSLEGRAAFRCTSPDYLPIVGPLADREAFTEAYRALSKDARQVPDITCPWLEGLYVNSGHGSRGLITAPLSGELLAAWLDNEPLPLPRSVAEACHPNRFALRRLIRGK, from the coding sequence ATGAAACCTGTAATGCCCCACGCCCAACTCGACTGGGATGACCAGGGACGCCCGCGTTCGCGAGTGTTCGACGATGTGTATTTTTCCGACCAGTCGGGGCTGGATGAAACCCGCTACGTGTTCCTCGAACAGAATCGTCTGGCCGAGCGTTTTGCCGCGCTGCCGGCGGGTGGGCGACTGGTGATCGGTGAAACCGGGTTCGGCACCGGGCTGAATTTTCTCTGCGCCTGGCAGTTGTTCGAACAGCACGCGGTGGCCGGTGCGCGGCTGCATTTTGTCAGCGTCGAAAAGTTTCCGTTGAGCCCCACCGACCTGCAACGGGCGCTAGCGTTGTGGCCCGACCTGAAGCCGTTCTCCGATCAGTTGCTCAAGCATTACGTGGCAATTCATCAGGGCTTTCAGCGCATTGTTCTGGATAACGGTCGCGTGACCCTGACGCTGTTGATCGGCGATGCACTGGAGCAGTTGCCGCAACTGGACGGGCAGATCGACGCGTGGTTTCTCGACGGTTTCGCCCCGGCGAAAAACCCGGAGATGTGGACCGCCGAACTGTTCGCCGAACTGGCGCGGCTGGCGGCGCCCGGCTCGACCATCAGCACGTTCACCAGCACCGGCTGGGTGCGTCGCTTGCTCAATGCGGCCGGCTTCAAGATGAAACGCACGCCGGGCATCGGTCACAAATGGGAAATCCTGCGCGGCGCGTTTCTCGGCTGGCCAGAGGATGCTCCACTGCCCGCAAAGGACAAACCGTGGTTCGCACGCCCGACTCCAGTCACTGGTGAGCGTCGCGCCCTGGTGATCGGCGCCGGTCTGGCCGGTTGCGCCACAGCTGCCAGCCTTGCGGCACGGGGCTGGCAGGTCAGCCTGCTGGAGCGACATGACGCCGTGGCCCAGGAAGCTTCGGGCAATCCCCAAGGCGTGCTGTACCTGAAACTGTCCGCCCACGGCACGGCACTGTCACAGCTGATCGTCAGCGGTTTCGGCTACACCCGTCGTCTGCTGGAAACCCTGCAACGCGGCACCGACTGGGATGATTGCGGCGTACTGCAACTGGCGTTCAATGAAAAGGAGCGCGAGCGTCAGGCGCAACTGGCGGCCGCGTTTCCCGAAGACCTTTTACAGTGGCTCGATCAACCCGAGGCGCAGGCCTGCGCCGGCATCGGTCTGGCCCATGGCGGCTTGTATTATCCCGAGGGCGGCTGGGTGCATCCGCCCGCGTTGTGTCAGGCGCACTCCACACAACCGGGCATCACACTGCTCGCCCATCGCGAAGCCATGGAACTGCGCAAGGTCGACGGCCAATGGCAGGCCTTCGACGGTGAACGATTGATCGCAACTGCGCCTGTCGTGGTGTTGGCCGGTGCCGCCGAAATCAAACGTTTTGCCCAAAGCGCCGACCTGCCTCTCAAGCGCATTCGCGGGCAGATCACCCGGCTGGCGCAGACCACACAAAGTCAGGCGCTGAGCACCGTCGTGTGCGCCGAAGGTTATGTCGCACCGGCACGCTTGGGCGAACACACCCTCGGCGCCAGTTTCGATTTCCACAGCGACGACCTGACCCCGACCACCGCCGAACACCTGGGCAATCTGGCGATGCTCGAAGAGATCTCCATGGATCTGGTCGCGCGCCTGCACATCGGCGAACTCGACGCCGACAGTCTTGAGGGTCGCGCCGCCTTCCGTTGCACCAGCCCCGATTACCTGCCGATTGTCGGCCCGCTCGCCGATCGCGAGGCCTTCACCGAGGCCTATCGCGCCTTGAGCAAGGATGCCCGGCAAGTGCCGGACATCACCTGCCCATGGCTGGAGGGCTTGTACGTCAACAGTGGCCACGGTTCACGCGGCTTGATCACCGCGCCATTGTCGGGTGAATTACTCGCCGCCTGGCTGGACAACGAACCACTGCCCCTGCCTCGCAGTGTGGCCGAAGCTTGTCATCCCAACCGGTTTGCACTGCGTCGTCTGATACGCGGCAAATGA
- a CDS encoding NEL-type E3 ubiquitin ligase domain-containing protein → MSTSLTPATPKTLTEQQKLTFLLEATGDLDTAKALQKNLPPALLKARADTLATLDSVTRNLHVTQAQVETRLSRLQPLNSFCATLLNRALTARWSAVFDVEKDHLQLPGSYCGCEPVLPPGGGTPITPPATPTLLEAAMQNFTEDEAQPDYFPEGSVVRITSMPEGVPGLTPAAFAGLCRELDLGLRYQQHFQQVFGVKDVGGKRVATGPMILDISAMKKQLLELDMHLALIREHITQESFDTLQRMIDAGGVANANSLHRQGRPLIMQGIELLDSCIWGVVVFSKESVESNPDQWCLVYMPGEPDQPLYEFPSFTAFMTYLEFKLGVASYRSYFTHCIGEVDKVDFFRTFADTRSLGHVKQLEMTDPLFDFMLKSHIGKLQLDARALAVPTADVDEEERKTRLIRYLEIGMTVANVAGFVVPVLGQLMMGVAVGQMLAQVYEGVEDWSRGDRQEAFSHLLSVAENIVLMAAVGAGIKGVKSLVIKTARKHPDFFQPFAAILNRNGEARLWKPELRGYEQHLPLAEVEPDAAGFYRIDGKVFVCVDHRFYEVALEPATNVWRVHHPARADAYAPALEANNQGGWRHAFEQTEQWSGAYTLKRIDPSLAVMEDSRLEWGRQLTDTPVDDLYRLFENNLPLPARLRDTLDRFGLERRLCDFIVSMEAGNANDSLHAEEQLHALPRLANWPADRYIKVVDEQGRISATFPPGSVDDDTVSVIVNHAQLDKGELLQTVIDGLYPKEVEALVGTDIAPADAGVQLAKVIGAAVKADRRSTFEHLYQQFDRDVAGELLKVRSASPGLPVRYARELLKRTPSVERIHLRTTGRVPMGLAQRARQAASDVRVDRALTGFYLAGIANADTGKLAIRLLPRLSGWDPEFYLELRAKKLNGELLETLGEKPLVTSSSCTLVRLDSGYEVFGSDRKSLGQVMSGPEDLYHAILKGLSVQQRKAIGFAEPKPDDGWRLRLKLLNTGLDEREGCARLLAGGQLQVLISEPLCTLADSPVEPATHSRRLLRKVKRLYPLFSDAQASEFLDGLGSDPLTRAIRVRQLQEDLSRLREVLDAWSEDEAAMKALGGVLTEVHDCRQIVAFEIEDCFRRLIFAPGEFQHPFYGLVLDGMRCGKLPVLPVGLSFDHVRHLSLRNMHLDNDVAYFLKAFRQVEFLDLDRNRLTLLPEVISSMPNLRQLSVASNRVQMTEYSLKKLSHMRTLQSLNLSDNPLGATLDVSNLFELVDLSVRNTRTTELPKGLERLPNLDRVDLRDNDIRDLPDWLFETPRGFSETINLRNNPISDPSSAQLDNYRKKVGVGMGYLENDIARLDEYQARSIWLTETGGTVGAAHLQIWTAIKDDPMSEGLFHLLAELGNTADSAHVREDVSRRVWAVLEATQADAELREQIFDLAANPINCTDNAAVNFSHLEVAVHVHRVTRTSGGRQPSATSLIKLARGLFRLEQVDLIAAEHAVDQGPIDPLEVTLAYRTGLAQAFDLPGQPSHMRFAALAGVTGDDLVAAIDRVQSAELSPEWLKFLVRQSFWSDYVKNSFAQQFAEARVPHHEEIQALFDRAEELSSVDYLNEMNRCAARLEQSEHALLGRLTEQVLGLIERGSCVLPGA, encoded by the coding sequence ATGTCGACATCGCTGACGCCTGCTACACCGAAAACCTTGACGGAACAACAGAAACTGACCTTTTTGCTGGAGGCCACGGGCGATCTCGATACCGCTAAGGCCTTGCAGAAAAACCTCCCCCCTGCATTGCTGAAAGCCAGAGCCGACACGCTGGCGACGCTGGATAGCGTCACTCGGAATCTGCACGTCACTCAGGCGCAAGTCGAGACACGGCTGAGCCGGCTGCAACCCCTGAACAGTTTTTGCGCCACCCTGTTGAACCGCGCACTGACGGCTCGATGGTCAGCGGTATTCGATGTCGAGAAGGACCATCTGCAATTGCCGGGAAGTTACTGCGGATGCGAACCCGTACTCCCTCCCGGCGGTGGAACGCCAATCACGCCACCCGCCACTCCGACGCTGCTGGAAGCCGCAATGCAGAACTTCACGGAAGACGAGGCGCAGCCCGATTATTTTCCCGAGGGCAGTGTGGTGCGGATCACCAGCATGCCCGAAGGTGTTCCCGGTCTGACACCGGCAGCATTCGCCGGGTTATGCCGCGAACTGGATCTGGGACTGCGATACCAGCAGCACTTCCAGCAGGTGTTCGGTGTAAAGGACGTTGGTGGAAAACGGGTGGCCACCGGTCCCATGATCCTCGACATCAGCGCCATGAAAAAACAGTTGCTGGAACTGGACATGCATCTGGCGCTGATCAGGGAGCACATCACGCAGGAGAGTTTCGACACCCTTCAACGGATGATTGATGCCGGTGGTGTCGCCAACGCCAACAGCCTGCACCGCCAGGGCCGACCGCTGATCATGCAAGGCATTGAGTTACTCGATAGTTGCATCTGGGGTGTCGTGGTTTTTTCCAAGGAGTCGGTCGAATCTAACCCGGATCAATGGTGCCTGGTGTACATGCCCGGCGAACCGGACCAACCCCTGTACGAGTTCCCCAGTTTCACGGCGTTCATGACCTACCTTGAGTTCAAGCTGGGCGTGGCCAGTTACCGCAGCTACTTCACCCATTGCATCGGCGAAGTCGACAAGGTCGATTTCTTCAGGACGTTCGCTGACACCCGCAGCCTGGGACACGTCAAACAACTGGAGATGACCGATCCGCTGTTCGACTTCATGCTCAAGAGCCACATCGGAAAGTTGCAGCTCGATGCGCGCGCACTCGCGGTGCCTACCGCCGATGTGGATGAAGAGGAGCGCAAGACACGTCTGATTCGATACCTTGAGATCGGCATGACCGTTGCCAACGTGGCCGGTTTTGTTGTGCCGGTTTTGGGGCAGTTGATGATGGGTGTCGCGGTGGGGCAAATGCTCGCGCAAGTGTATGAAGGTGTCGAGGACTGGAGTCGGGGTGACCGTCAGGAAGCATTTTCGCATCTGCTCAGTGTCGCCGAAAACATCGTACTGATGGCTGCAGTGGGTGCGGGGATCAAGGGGGTGAAATCCCTGGTGATCAAGACAGCTCGCAAACATCCGGATTTCTTCCAGCCATTCGCCGCGATTCTCAACCGCAATGGTGAAGCCCGGTTATGGAAACCGGAGCTGCGCGGCTATGAGCAGCATTTACCTCTGGCAGAGGTCGAGCCCGACGCAGCAGGATTTTACCGGATCGACGGCAAGGTCTTCGTCTGTGTCGACCACCGTTTCTACGAAGTGGCGCTGGAGCCGGCAACGAACGTTTGGCGTGTCCATCATCCTGCACGTGCCGATGCGTATGCCCCTGCACTGGAAGCCAACAACCAGGGAGGCTGGCGTCACGCTTTCGAACAGACGGAGCAGTGGTCCGGGGCCTATACGCTGAAACGTATTGATCCGAGCCTGGCGGTCATGGAGGACAGTCGTCTGGAGTGGGGCAGGCAACTGACGGACACTCCTGTCGATGATCTGTATCGTCTGTTCGAGAACAACCTGCCACTACCCGCCCGTTTGCGTGACACGCTCGACCGTTTCGGGCTCGAGCGTCGATTGTGTGACTTCATTGTCTCGATGGAGGCGGGTAACGCGAACGACTCCCTCCATGCCGAAGAGCAGTTGCATGCGTTACCCCGTCTCGCGAACTGGCCGGCCGATCGCTACATCAAGGTCGTTGATGAACAGGGCCGTATCAGCGCGACCTTTCCTCCCGGCTCGGTTGACGATGACACCGTGAGCGTCATTGTGAACCACGCGCAACTGGACAAGGGCGAATTGTTGCAGACGGTCATCGACGGCCTGTACCCCAAGGAAGTGGAGGCACTGGTCGGCACGGACATTGCCCCGGCCGACGCCGGCGTGCAACTGGCCAAAGTGATCGGGGCCGCGGTCAAGGCGGATCGCAGGTCGACGTTCGAACACCTCTATCAGCAATTTGATCGGGATGTCGCCGGTGAATTGCTCAAGGTGCGAAGCGCTTCTCCCGGCCTGCCTGTGCGGTATGCGCGCGAGTTGCTCAAGCGAACGCCAAGCGTCGAACGGATACACCTGCGCACCACCGGGCGGGTGCCCATGGGATTGGCACAGCGGGCGCGTCAGGCCGCGAGTGATGTGCGTGTGGATCGGGCGTTGACGGGGTTTTACCTGGCCGGCATCGCCAACGCCGATACCGGCAAGCTGGCGATCCGGTTGTTGCCGAGGCTCAGTGGATGGGATCCGGAGTTCTATCTGGAACTGCGTGCGAAAAAGCTGAACGGTGAGCTGTTGGAAACGCTGGGCGAGAAACCGCTCGTGACGTCGAGTTCATGCACCCTGGTCAGGCTCGACAGTGGTTACGAAGTGTTCGGCAGCGACAGGAAGTCGCTCGGCCAGGTGATGTCCGGGCCGGAAGATCTCTATCACGCGATCCTCAAAGGTCTTTCGGTGCAGCAGCGCAAGGCCATCGGGTTTGCCGAACCGAAGCCGGACGATGGTTGGCGTCTGCGCCTCAAACTGCTGAATACCGGGCTGGACGAGCGTGAGGGCTGTGCCCGGTTGTTGGCGGGCGGCCAGTTGCAGGTATTGATCTCCGAGCCCCTGTGTACGCTGGCTGATTCGCCAGTCGAGCCGGCAACGCATTCGCGTCGTTTACTGCGCAAGGTGAAAAGACTCTACCCCTTGTTTTCTGATGCACAGGCCAGTGAGTTTCTGGACGGGTTGGGCAGCGACCCTCTGACCCGGGCGATTCGGGTCCGGCAGTTGCAGGAGGATCTGAGCAGGCTGCGCGAAGTGCTGGATGCCTGGAGTGAAGATGAAGCGGCCATGAAAGCTTTGGGCGGCGTGTTGACTGAAGTACATGATTGCCGGCAAATCGTGGCGTTCGAAATCGAGGATTGCTTTCGGCGACTGATTTTTGCACCCGGTGAGTTTCAGCACCCGTTCTACGGGCTGGTACTGGATGGCATGCGTTGCGGCAAACTGCCGGTCCTGCCTGTGGGACTGTCTTTCGATCATGTCAGGCATCTGTCCCTGCGAAACATGCACCTGGACAACGATGTCGCCTATTTCCTCAAAGCTTTCAGGCAAGTCGAATTTCTGGACCTTGATCGCAACAGGCTCACCTTGTTGCCGGAGGTGATCTCCAGCATGCCGAACCTCAGACAATTGAGCGTGGCGAGCAATCGGGTTCAAATGACGGAGTATTCCCTGAAGAAGTTGTCTCATATGCGCACTCTGCAGAGTCTGAACCTGAGCGACAACCCGTTGGGGGCAACGCTGGACGTCAGCAATCTGTTTGAACTGGTTGACCTGTCTGTGCGCAATACGCGTACCACGGAGTTGCCCAAAGGGCTGGAGCGCTTGCCGAATCTGGATCGGGTGGATCTGCGTGACAATGACATTCGCGATTTGCCGGATTGGCTGTTCGAAACGCCCAGAGGCTTCAGTGAAACGATCAATCTGCGCAACAATCCGATTTCGGATCCCAGTAGCGCTCAACTGGACAATTACCGCAAGAAGGTCGGCGTCGGCATGGGGTATCTGGAAAACGATATCGCGCGACTGGACGAGTATCAGGCGCGCTCGATCTGGCTGACCGAAACGGGAGGGACGGTCGGAGCTGCACATCTGCAGATATGGACCGCGATCAAGGATGACCCGATGTCGGAAGGTCTGTTTCACTTGCTGGCGGAGCTGGGCAACACCGCCGATTCCGCACATGTACGCGAGGATGTGTCACGACGGGTCTGGGCCGTTCTGGAAGCCACACAGGCCGATGCCGAACTGCGGGAACAGATTTTCGATCTGGCGGCCAACCCGATAAATTGTACGGATAACGCAGCAGTGAACTTCAGCCACCTGGAGGTCGCGGTGCATGTCCATCGCGTGACCCGTACATCCGGCGGACGACAGCCTTCAGCCACTTCGTTGATCAAGCTGGCGAGAGGGCTGTTCCGGCTTGAGCAAGTGGATCTGATCGCCGCCGAACACGCAGTGGATCAAGGCCCGATCGATCCACTGGAAGTGACCCTGGCCTATCGTACAGGGCTGGCTCAGGCGTTCGACCTGCCGGGGCAGCCCTCGCATATGCGTTTTGCGGCTCTGGCAGGTGTGACGGGGGACGATCTGGTGGCGGCTATCGATCGAGTCCAGAGCGCTGAACTTTCGCCTGAATGGCTGAAGTTTCTGGTCCGACAATCCTTCTGGAGCGATTACGTGAAAAACAGTTTTGCGCAACAGTTCGCTGAAGCCCGCGTACCTCACCATGAGGAAATCCAGGCACTGTTCGACAGGGCTGAAGAACTCAGTTCCGTGGATTACCTGAACGAAATGAACCGGTGCGCCGCCAGACTGGAGCAATCGGAGCATGCCTTGCTCGGACGATTGACCGAGCAGGTATTGGGGCTGATCGAACGGGGATCCTGCGTGTTGCCGGGTGCTTGA
- a CDS encoding lysis system i-spanin subunit Rz: MPVIPWRLIGALVLVLIGAGSAWQFQDWRYGGQLAQQARLHTETLNQLTMAAATAQQVEQDKRLALEQRLTASEQTHYRALSDAQRNQDRLRDRLATADLRLSVLIDAGDAAQGCGVPATSGAGGVDHAAVRARLDPAHAQRIVAITDEGDRGLIALQACQAYIRALDTSRAP; the protein is encoded by the coding sequence ATGCCGGTGATTCCGTGGAGATTGATCGGCGCGCTTGTGCTGGTGCTGATCGGCGCCGGCAGCGCCTGGCAGTTCCAGGACTGGCGCTATGGGGGACAGTTGGCACAGCAGGCCCGCCTGCACACCGAAACCCTCAACCAGCTGACGATGGCAGCGGCCACCGCGCAGCAGGTCGAGCAGGACAAGCGTCTGGCCCTGGAACAACGACTCACGGCCAGTGAACAAACCCATTACCGAGCACTGAGCGATGCCCAACGTAATCAGGATCGCCTGCGCGATCGTCTTGCCACTGCTGATCTGCGCCTGTCAGTCCTCATCGACGCAGGCGACGCTGCCCAAGGCTGCGGTGTGCCAGCCACCTCCGGCGCCGGCGGCGTGGATCATGCAGCCGTACGAGCCCGACTTGACCCGGCGCATGCTCAACGAATTGTCGCCATTACCGATGAAGGTGACCGGGGACTAATTGCATTGCAGGCGTGCCAGGCCTACATCCGGGCGCTTGATACGTCGCGTGCTCCATGA
- a CDS encoding DUF6527 family protein: MTIKTIGRCLGQAEDGSVWFFCPGCGGPHSIKVNSPNTPGPNWGYNGNPDAPTFTPSVLARTTGAPEGRSVMTTDEEREYDAIYASGGREAVYASRFGKVCHSFVTDGRIQFLGDCTHGLAGRTVNLPSWEEELCR, encoded by the coding sequence ATGACTATCAAAACGATTGGGCGATGCCTTGGCCAGGCCGAAGACGGTTCGGTCTGGTTCTTCTGTCCTGGCTGTGGCGGTCCGCACAGCATCAAGGTAAATAGCCCCAATACGCCCGGACCTAACTGGGGTTACAACGGCAATCCAGATGCTCCGACGTTCACCCCTTCCGTGCTGGCTCGGACCACCGGCGCGCCTGAAGGTCGCAGTGTCATGACCACAGATGAAGAGCGGGAATACGACGCCATTTACGCATCCGGCGGGCGCGAGGCAGTCTATGCCAGTCGCTTCGGGAAGGTGTGTCACTCGTTCGTCACTGATGGGCGGATTCAGTTCTTGGGCGACTGCACCCATGGGCTGGCAGGCCGGACCGTGAATTTGCCGAGTTGGGAGGAGGAGTTATGCCGGTGA
- a CDS encoding cell wall hydrolase, with amino-acid sequence MTVTEKDRDVLARTIWGEARGESAGGRVAVAWTIRNRVLDGKTSSWWGEGYAGVCQKPYQFSCWNKNDPNFPYLSGAMEIPFRELAQCRIVADQVIDGKVQDPTSGATHYYALAMKTPPAWAAKAKQTLKLGGHVFFKDVP; translated from the coding sequence ATGACTGTCACCGAAAAAGACCGCGATGTACTCGCTCGAACCATCTGGGGCGAGGCTCGCGGTGAGAGTGCCGGCGGCCGCGTGGCCGTTGCCTGGACGATTCGGAATCGCGTGCTCGACGGAAAAACCAGCTCGTGGTGGGGGGAGGGCTACGCCGGCGTGTGCCAGAAGCCCTACCAGTTCAGTTGCTGGAACAAGAACGATCCAAATTTTCCATACCTCAGCGGCGCCATGGAAATCCCGTTCCGCGAGCTGGCTCAGTGCCGGATCGTCGCCGACCAGGTGATTGACGGGAAAGTGCAGGATCCCACCAGCGGTGCCACGCACTACTACGCACTTGCCATGAAGACGCCACCGGCCTGGGCTGCGAAAGCCAAGCAGACCTTGAAGCTGGGTGGTCACGTCTTCTTCAAGGATGTGCCATGA